The Gossypium hirsutum isolate 1008001.06 chromosome A03, Gossypium_hirsutum_v2.1, whole genome shotgun sequence genome contains the following window.
TAGAAATATTTCTTACTTACCAATACCCTCATATTGTAGTTCTCATCATCAAGCACAGGAACTTTGCCTCCATAAACTTGTTTGAAGACGTCGGAAGCTTTAGAAGACCTGAACCATACAATTTATTGGCTCACATTATGCTTGTTAGCGTAAAACTGCAGAACAAGAATGTAAACACTAAATAAAGTAAAGCAAACCTTGTTTCGTCGGTGCAAAAGTAAGTCTTGAGAGTACCACCAGATGCATTAAGAGGACGGAAATATATAGGAGTCAACTCAGAAAGTGAAGCATCAGCAATAACCAGGAGGCCAAATGGTCCGTAAGTGCTCCTATCAACTGCACCATCACCGCAATTACCGATTTCATTCGTAGTACTAGATATCAATGGCTCTATTTCAAACTCTGCTAGTATATCCAACTGCAATATTGTTTTCAAGAACGATAGTGGAGAGTTATGAGTTACTGCAATAACATGGACGTAGCTAAAGGATTTATATGGAGTGCTAAACAAAAACCTGAGTGGTGGTGCCTATGTCAAGGGGCACAACAGATCCTGGTTCAACTAGCACCTCCTTAAACATTGTACTGTTCAATCTCAAGCTCTCTACTTCTTCCACTGGCCATTGAAGTAAATTGGTTCCAGTCTTGTTGTCATATAGAACAGTCCTGGGAATTGTCTGTAAAATACAGAAACGACTTACAGTGGGGAATCccatccttttttttaatttaatatttgaataatTGCATGTTTAGAATTTAAACTAATCATATGGATTTATCTTGTTATAGCTAGCAATAGCATTATAAGGTACCTGAAGGGAAGCCCATCCCTTTTTGAGGTCAGCAGTTTCAGTATCAGTTTCATTAATCCAACCCCAAAGAACCCTCCTTTGTTTATGCTGATCAAAAAATGTCTTTGAGGCATAGTACCTTCCGTAATCCACTTTCAACCCGATACCCACATCCTCTTCCGGGTTATCGGGTGTCCATTTATCCGTTTTCGGGGCATAAGTCCCGATGGCATAATGGTCAACCTTTGTATTATCCAAGCTAGCCTTTAACACATGCTTAATTCCAGGCCCGAATGATGACGTGTCCAACGCCACCGAGCCGTTTATTGCAACGGGATAGAAATCCACGCATTCCCACATACCCGTACCCGGAACCGCATGTAAAACCCCATCCAATAGTTCATAATCCCTAAAGTTTGTGGTATGATAAACGAGGGATATTCCAATGGTGGTATTAAACTTTGAGCCCATGGTGAGACGCCAGGTACCTTCGGGTCCAAGCCAAGCTGTTGTTGGGTCCCGGAAATCGTCGGGTTTAATACCGGGTGGGGGGACCATAACAGGGTTGCCCGGGTATTTTAACCAGTGAAGGAGGAGGGGATCAGACAAGTTGGCAGGATATGCAAGATTTTGTACCTGCACAGATTCGTTGGTTTCGCCAGTGTAGAGCATTATGATTTGAGCATCTGGCAAGATAGTGGCAGACCCCGTCCATACACCTTTGATATCGTACCAGTGATCTGGGACCAGGGCTAGTGGAAGATAGAGCCAATGAATGAGATCCCTCGATACGGCATGGCCCCATGTGATGTTACCCCATATAGCTGAATAAGGGTTGTATTGGTAGAAAAGATGGTACCATCCCTTATGATACAATGGACCTGCAACAACAGTATAAAAACACATGCATTCTTAGCtccaaacaataaaataaataatgcataatttcatttttttaagcattctaacttcaaaaaaaaaaaaaatcatttcaacctttcttttaattattctttttacTTAACgtttaaaattgttatttttgataaatcatttcaaatggataaaaaaaattaatcttttttaacTTTGCTAATATGGATGAGAtatcaatatttaataattttttaaaattttaaaaaaaattataaaatttatttttaaaattaaaaatcattaaaattatttaaaaagtataaaaattacaaaaaaatatttttgatagtttttagaatattaaaaattaattaaatattgacataTCATCCAAGTGATGATTTATGTGTATGCCACATcaagaaatattaatttttttcatatatttcaggatgacttaataaaaaatataaagtaaaaaataggcaaaattaaatataaaattaaaatgatttttttgaagtCGTTATCCCTAAAATAATCACATGTTAGATTTTGGTGAAAGCTAGAGTCGGCTAACGCCAAATGGTGAGTGAGGACAAGGATGAAACAAGTACAGTAGTCCTGATTGGTCAGTCTGTATACGTTACAGCCACAGGGAATCCACTAATCATTCTTTCCTACCATTGCATTTCAGTCACAAGTCCTCTCTAGACCCGAAAcattacatatatacacacagTCCCTTCCTCAATCTCGGCTTCTAAATTAGTAGGCATTAAAATGGTTTCATTTTGTGGCGTGAGCTTTGATAAAAAGAACTGGACTTGAATGTCTACCGGAACTGGAGCGTCAACTGGTACACACATTCAAATCATGTATGCTTTGCTTTATGACACAATGAAAATAATCatctttaaataaaacatatttgcCACACAAAATGATAAACAAGAGGTAAAAAAGTGATTTGCAGTTTTATGAGAGATGAAACAGTTTAAATTTGGAGGCATAATAGTGGTAAACAACCCAAAATGCTAGATTGAGATGCAACACACATGGGATAAACTAAAAGAATGCGGTTGTGAAAACTCACCGTTAGGATCTGAAGCAGAATATCCAGACGTTGATAGAAACAGAAACCAAAATCATTACGTTAGAaaccaaacaaataaatttaatcacAAAGATatgaaaacaaatatatatatccacTACCATTCATCCAATTCTTTTGGGGCTGAAAATGGTAAGCACTTCTTTGCCAAGAAAACATAGCGTTAGTCCAATTAAAGGGAACTTGGTTCAATAAAGATGGATTTGACTTGGCTGACACACCTTCAGCCACCCCTCTTGGCTGCACTTTCTCAAACGGTTGTTGGGTTTGGTTAATGATTAATGCCAGGAGCGAGATCAAGGAAAAGAGGCAGGCAAAGACGGCTGCAAAACGTCCAGTCCGGGGTGAGGACCGGTCTAGCAAGGGAGCATGGAGTGGTGGGTTTTGTTCGGGGTCGTAGGAGGCCTCCATGACAGTTAATAGATGAAGAGAGCTTAAAAGATCGGTGGTTCTCCAATTTAGTtggtgaaattttaaataaaaaagaaagatggaggAAGGGTGGCTGATCTCGTGTTTCGTGCAGTGAAACGAAACAATGAGGGCAGGTGAAATGCTTAAATGTTTGGATTGAATTTTCaactaaaaaattcaaaaccatttctatttttgtttttgattttgatgTTGAAAGTTTGTGggactttttctttttcttttgtttcctacCTGCTAGTTTGTAGAGTTCTAGTCAAACTATATTATATAACAGTATCTGATTCttaaattgaattaagacaaCCCTTTTACCACttttttttttaggtaaattatatcattagtcattaaattatcaaaaattttcatttaagtcattaaactattaaaattgatCCTACATGGATTTCTCTTCACACTGCTTGCTTCAATCCAAAGTTCTCATTGCCCTTTCTCtttatagttcaatttttttcttttttaaaataactttagaTATCACAAATCTACGAACTAAAATTCAAACAATATTTTTCCAATATTGTAATTTACCTTTACAATAAAATCAGATCATTCATTTATCcaatcaaaaatatataatttgaagtGTATTCCATATAAAATACCAATAGTATTTAAATAGAGCCATATATATCTAATAAAAGAaaaggtaaattaccaaaatagtcacttttgtttgccttggGTTACATTCTAGTCACTTAAgtttgaaattttacattttagtcacttatgttatcgttttgttacaaaaTGGTTACTCTGTCATTAAGATCTGTTACTTGTTACCATCAAAGAAGAGAATAGTCAAATGACagagaataagaagaagaaactAACACACCAACCTCTATACATGCTTGCTATTGTGGTTGCCTACAATACACTAATAAACAAAGATGAAGCATGTCATTTTTGTCTATCACATATACAGAAAAACATGAAAAGATGAACCACctttttgcaaaaagaaaaatcataatATTTGAAACCAAAACCCTAgtaaagaacaaaaacaaacccATTACTTACAATAATCCATGCTTGGAGCCTCCATTGAATTGGTCTTTTGTTCAtccattttgaataaaaaaatccaaTCGATTAATAGAGCACTCAATTCGATTTCTACTGTTTTGATTCAAGAAAGATGACTATGAAAATGGATGGTTTTTTCAGTCAAAATGGAAacgaaaactaaaagaaaaaggagaccAAAGGTTCTTTTTTCTAGTTCAAAGATTAATCTAATGCATTGGTTTTGATTATTTCGGAAAACTAAATTAacattttactttaattaatttagaaattttaattaattaatttacttagttGCACATCCACATTGGTatttaaaatccattttaacTGTCGTTTGGGAGGTAACAGATTTTAATGGTAGAGTGATTATTTCGTAAtaaaaacgataacgtaagtgactaaaacgtaacattttaaatacaagtgactaaaatgtaatctaagacaaacaaaaatgactagTTTGATAAATTACCTAAAAAAAATAGGAGGATGAAATAGGTTGAATGGAGAAGGAAGTTTCcaacaaaagaaaaacatttattcataaaagaagaaaaatatgatTCAGCAATGCCTGCTTACTTAGATGGCGTATGTGTGTGCATTAACGTACGGTCATCACTAATCTGTTCATTTAAGGCACGATACTATGAccaaaaacagaaattaaatcctTGTTAATTTCGTTGACCCCAAATGTCAAACCATATTATCCTAAATTATTATCCACACCATtcacattaaataataatttatataaattttaatattctttatttttattaaaaaaacatttacttctagaaaaactaaactaaacaAAATATTTGACATACTAATAATACTAGAATTTCATATACCATTAATGAATAATAAGATGATATAGCATTTTTAAACTCTAGCTTATTAGTCCGGTGTTCATCTTCCCTAGGTTAAAATCTTCGTTTTACCAAAAAAACTATTACATGATACatcatcattaaataaaaataaaaaaatagcacAAGACTTTTAAGtagatattaataattttatttaaacataaataaatattaaatcccTAAATTCTAAATCTAAAACCAAAAAccaagttattaatatttatttataagtccaatttttttgttttatttaagttGTGTTTGTTTCACTGGaaacaacttttgaaaaataatttttgaaaagtgaattgatttttttagaaaagttggTATTTTCTGGTGTTGGATGATTTTGCATAAAATACTTTtcattttttggtaattttttcttAATGAAACAAACACAACAAAATTATATTTGTCACAAAATATTATAGAAGCATTGCCTTTTCACACCCaagtttattttataataagataatattttatatcttatataaacttaataataaacaatgcataattaaaacttaaattgagaagatatatatatatatattttatgatagtgGATAGTGACACATTGAAGTCAAAAGGAATAAATGAAGTTAAGCATAATTAAAGtaaatactcatatttatattattaaattattcatatttttattaaatagtaattattaaatatttataaattgcaatttgtatttattattaatatatcaatataaataattttcaataaaaacaaagaatattgtttaaattttaatattattagtaatgttaaaattttattattagaataaaattgtaacattaaataatttattagaataataaattatattaatatttttgtaacaactcatttttcagtggtgttgaaaacagtggtttcaggactacaAATCCAATGAGTgaatccgtaaatattattaattaatatttataagtcaaatatagtattatattaaattttgatttgataattttttttgctaATTGAAAGAATAGTTAAAATACAAATGGTTTGTttctaaagtcaagtggttttggaaaataagATATTGAGGcatcgtttctataaaccgagcctgtaaatagttaataaaaatatttacagagtgattAAATAGGTGTATTGAATCTTGGTCCataaattttgacgtttggatagttaattaagaaaaaaaagactaaatcgtaaaaactacAAAAATCAATAGCTAGTGTAAATTGAttataaaagtatatttaaatggtctaaaatgtCAATTTAACCATATTTATGTTAGTGGCCGGTTAGATTTTAGCTTATATTAAACTATATATGttttaaatcattaattaaggttaataaaataaataaaacttaaaaaaagaaaacataaacgAAAAGCATCATCTCTTCCATTTTAACTTTCTTCCGCCCAACCTCCATCGTTATGAAGTTTAAAGTTTTGGCCTTGATTTTGTTTATGCATGTATGCCTTTGTTTAtccatttttaataaattttatatttttgagatcattgtaattAGGTCCAGTTAACCCGtatatctaattttaaaattattaaaggttttaaaacctgtcattgatgaatattagatttttttatagaaatttttaGATTTAGAAGCTATGAAATATTTAAGGActatttgattaagtaaattttgttaattttgtatttaaggattaaattgttaaaatagcaaaattatatgaaattgttatgaaaatgtgTTAAATATGGGTTGTACAAGGACTATATGAAATTTGATTAGTATGATTTGGGGTTAAATGTGTTCAATTTGAAAGTTTCGAATTTAAGGATTAAactgaataaaaagtaaaattttagggtagaggtgtaaaatattgataaaaggtcaaatatgtgaatttttgtatttaaaattattttaattggataattgaattaaattattatatagatcaagaaatggatCAATCGATAGACAAACgcagaaaaagaaaatttgatgatTAGTTCTTAGAGTCGTGTTTGTTGCAGAATCGATTTAAGTAAGTtcgtaaaaattaaattaaacaaatttatttgttctttttgtGATTAAATATCTATTTACGTATGTTGTGAttgaattcatttgcttaataaaTGGTAAGCAATGAAACGAATTATGTTGCAATAttgttaattaagttaaatattaTGTTTGAAAATGGGAAACCACATAAATGAAATAACGTGTAAATAATCAAATGATATAGATATGGAACATGGCCCATATGAACTTTGTGAAtgtttaggatacaaatgacatgtcattaaggttatttACCGTTTCGAGTACTGATCTTGGATATGTCCTACctatggctgaggtcctacatttgttgcagattttccacagctcatgtgagcagcattgtgtagcctAACATCCCTactcacaactcgtgtgagtaggcctATTTCACAGCTTATGTGAGCATTTACAGATATGGCTCATGAGAGCAATTACAGTTACAACTTGTATGAGTACCTTTTTCGCATATCTGACGTTGTTTCATTTGGTTCATTGAGTgctaaatatataaaatgaaacaaaatatatGAAACAATTATATGGAATTAGACATTGAATGgagaaatttatatgaattacTGAAACAAAATGTGATATACAGAATGATTACATGTTAAATGTGTAAATGAAATATTTagatgaaatggttatatgaaatgattACATGAAATTGTTGTATGATTTGGTTATATGGAAATAGATGTATAAATTGGGACATTGGATGTgaatatttgaaatgaaatgtgagttGTTAAATGAATAGGTGAtggttgaattaaattttaaatgtgttCAGTTGTAATGTTCTATGACATGATAAGAAAATTTCATGTTATGTTTATATGAACTCACTAATCTTGTAAGACTTGTGATATCTATAGGTTAATAATGAACTATTAATCTTGTTATGGTATTTAGTTGAGAAATGTTTAAGTTACAACCGTTACGGTAAGTTAAAGTCTATATTATATACGAACTTATTGAGCTTTACCTAAGCTTACCTCATGTTGGTTTTTCTTCCTTGTAGATCGTAGGATTCGAGCTATCAATTGGATTGgttttggagatcacactatctgACATCTTATTCGGTAACTAATTGTTTATTTTGGTccagttataagtggcatgtaaataaggTTTTAGTTATATCTGTTATAAGCACTATGGTTATATTTTGTGCCATTTGAAGTATATAGTATGTGTATTGATGTCAATTCTAATTGGTATTTTGGTTGATTGTGGTGTGTGATGGTTAATCCATGATTTGGTATGTAAATGCATTTTGAatggttgttttgatatgtttatgttaATAGCTATCTTGGGATGTTTTCTGCCTTTTGAGATGAAATCATGTTTTTGGTTAGGGATGAacaaaattcgattcgactcgaaaaaattgaaaaaaaattcaaacttcgagttaaacgaatcgagttgtTCGAGTTAGAGTTATTCGAgtcaagttgaattttttttcgaattttgagtccaaatcgagttgagttttcaaattcgaataactcgaataattcgaataattcgaatatcaaactataatattttacatttttaccccaaactctcaaacctttttatttttccctcaaaacttttactccttcccactttccccccaaaacttttactcccctcctaTCGCAACCCCCCATCTACCTAAAATCCATTTCCCactaaaattttactctcccatttacttttcctcaaaattttactccaaaaaacccttaaaactttttattttcctcctaaacttttactcccttccattttccccctaaaacttttacttccttcccatcccaccccccatctatcccaaacccatcccccctattttttttaaatattttccctccaaaattttactcccctatttactttccttCAAACTTCTActctccaaaactttttattttcccccaaacttttacttctcactctttactctcaaataaaagtCAAAAGTATtcaaaaaaaatccctaaacataaatagtaataattttatttatataaaatatttatattattaaattaaatttcacattttatatttttatattattgaattgtttagtcatattgaatatttatattaaaattgaattattaacgatgccataaaatatttgtgttaaaattttatattggtatcaatttcacattttatctttaaaataacttttattaaaaaatcacatttttacatttaatatattttttaattccaaaatatatagtgacaagaatctgaagataattgaaacaactaagcaagcaaagaagctaatccgtatataaaatattaataaataaattatgaggtgatgaaagttaataaaaaatttgattacgatggataattttt
Protein-coding sequences here:
- the LOC107947357 gene encoding acid beta-fructofuranosidase 1, vacuolar, which codes for MEASYDPEQNPPLHAPLLDRSSPRTGRFAAVFACLFSLISLLALIINQTQQPFEKVQPRGVAEGVSAKSNPSLLNQVPFNWTNAMFSWQRSAYHFQPQKNWMNDPNGPLYHKGWYHLFYQYNPYSAIWGNITWGHAVSRDLIHWLYLPLALVPDHWYDIKGVWTGSATILPDAQIIMLYTGETNESVQVQNLAYPANLSDPLLLHWLKYPGNPVMVPPPGIKPDDFRDPTTAWLGPEGTWRLTMGSKFNTTIGISLVYHTTNFRDYELLDGVLHAVPGTGMWECVDFYPVAINGSVALDTSSFGPGIKHVLKASLDNTKVDHYAIGTYAPKTDKWTPDNPEEDVGIGLKVDYGRYYASKTFFDQHKQRRVLWGWINETDTETADLKKGWASLQTIPRTVLYDNKTGTNLLQWPVEEVESLRLNSTMFKEVLVEPGSVVPLDIGTTTQLDILAEFEIEPLISSTTNEIGNCGDGAVDRSTYGPFGLLVIADASLSELTPIYFRPLNASGGTLKTYFCTDETRSSKASDVFKQVYGGKVPVLDDENYNMRVLVDHSIVESFAQGGRTVISSRIYPTEAIYGAARLFLFNNATGVNVRATLKIWELNSAFIRPFPFERDCV